From Geotalea uraniireducens Rf4:
GCTGCGGGACGCGGTCCTGCTCGTCATGGCGCTGACCGTACTGCGGAGCGCGGACAGAAAACTGAAAGAGGACCCGCCCGCCTGACCCCAGTTCCGCAGACCACCGACCACCGACCACCGACCACCGACCACCGACCACCGACCGCCGACCGCCGACCATTACTTGCACGTTAGCCATGAATGGTGTATGATCCAGAGCGTTTTTCATTAACCAGGTAACGGGGTCTTTCGTGGCAAAGGAAATTACGCTCCTCGTGTGCGCTTATCTGTTAGGATCAATACCCACAGGTCTTCTGCTGGCCAAAGCATCAGGCGTCAACATCCGGGAAACCGGCAGCGGGAACATCGGCGCGACCAATGTTTACCGCACCCTTGGGCGCAAGGTCGGGATCATGACCCTCATCGGCGACTGCCTGAAGGGGCTTATCCCGGTCCTGATCGCAAAGCAGCTCGGGCTCCCTGAAGTCTGGATCGCCGCAACAGGACTTGCCGCCTTTCTCGGCCATGTTTACACCGTTTTTCTCGGTTTTAAAGGGGGAAAAGGGGTGGCCACGGCACTGGGTGTATTTCTGGGAGTTTCGCCCCTGTCGGTGCTCATTGCCCTCGGGGTTTTCATCCTCGTCCTCGTCAGATGGCGCTACGTATCACTGGCATCCATTACCGCAGCAGCTGCCATGCCCCTCGTCATCGCCTTTCTTGAACCGAAAAAGCTGCTCATCGCCATGTCTCTGGCAATAGCAGCTCTCGTCATTTACAAGCACCGGGAAAACATTCAGCGCCTCAGAAGCGGCACGGAAAGCAAATTCAAATCATCATAAACCGGCAAAGCCGGAACCAACCAGAAAAACCTTTACAGCAATAGCACGCGGATCAAATCGGATAAAGTCGGATCAAACCTTTCAACCGGTTAAATCAGATTTTTATCCGAAGTTATCCGTGTGAAACGTTTTTTTGACTTTGATTTATTACCGTCAACGCTCCTTCCGGTACTGCTTGATCGCTCTCTCGTAGATCG
This genomic window contains:
- the plsY gene encoding glycerol-3-phosphate 1-O-acyltransferase PlsY — encoded protein: MAKEITLLVCAYLLGSIPTGLLLAKASGVNIRETGSGNIGATNVYRTLGRKVGIMTLIGDCLKGLIPVLIAKQLGLPEVWIAATGLAAFLGHVYTVFLGFKGGKGVATALGVFLGVSPLSVLIALGVFILVLVRWRYVSLASITAAAAMPLVIAFLEPKKLLIAMSLAIAALVIYKHRENIQRLRSGTESKFKSS